A window of the Rhizobium viscosum genome harbors these coding sequences:
- a CDS encoding ABC transporter ATP-binding protein, with protein MTNLVEIRDLRVEATTDSGRRVEIIRGVSLDISEGEIVALIGESGSGKTTIALTLMGHSRPGCRISGGSVSLAGKDMVKLREKQRARLRGTEVAYVPQSAAAAFNPAISIMDQVIEVTRIHGLMSAEEARSRAVELFRALSLPEPEIIGSRYPHQVSGGQLQRLSAAMALIGDPKLMIFDEPTTALDVTTQIEVLRAFKSAMKTGGISGVYVSHDLAVVAQIADRIVVLKGGEVQETGTTEEILTAAKHPYTRELLAAFEPKARNAEADIEAVPAPLLAIQDVVAGYGQRQADGLPLVRAVQNVSLKVEKGRNLGIIGESGCGKSTLARTIAGILPAAFGKIVFDGKELGHSARERSRDQLREMQIVFQYADTALNPAKSVEDILDRPLVFYHGMPAKARSARIDELMDMVRLPRSLRHRRPGELSGGQKQRVNFARALAADPKLILCDEITSALDTVVAAAVIDLLKELQRELGLSYIFISHDLSVVEAICDEIVVMYGGKKVEEITPEKIKAAKHPYSQLLFSSVPKLDPAWLDGLTQDPELVRAYSRS; from the coding sequence ATGACCAATCTCGTCGAAATCCGCGACCTCAGGGTCGAAGCCACCACCGATTCCGGCCGGCGCGTCGAAATCATCCGGGGCGTCAGCCTCGACATATCAGAAGGCGAGATCGTTGCGCTGATTGGCGAAAGCGGCTCGGGCAAGACGACGATCGCGCTCACCCTGATGGGACATTCGCGGCCGGGCTGTCGCATTTCGGGCGGCAGCGTCTCCCTTGCCGGCAAGGACATGGTCAAGCTCCGCGAAAAGCAGCGCGCCAGGCTGCGTGGCACTGAAGTGGCCTATGTGCCGCAATCGGCCGCCGCCGCCTTCAATCCCGCCATATCGATCATGGATCAGGTGATCGAAGTCACCCGCATCCACGGGCTGATGTCCGCCGAGGAGGCAAGAAGCCGCGCGGTCGAGCTTTTCCGGGCGCTTTCGCTGCCCGAGCCCGAGATCATCGGCAGCCGCTACCCCCACCAGGTCTCCGGCGGCCAGCTGCAGCGCCTGTCGGCGGCGATGGCGCTGATCGGCGACCCGAAGCTGATGATCTTCGACGAGCCGACGACGGCGCTCGACGTGACGACCCAGATCGAAGTGCTGCGCGCCTTCAAGTCGGCGATGAAGACGGGCGGCATATCAGGCGTCTACGTCTCGCATGACCTTGCAGTCGTCGCCCAGATCGCCGACCGGATCGTCGTGCTGAAGGGCGGCGAGGTCCAGGAGACGGGGACGACCGAAGAAATCCTGACCGCGGCGAAACATCCCTATACGCGCGAGCTCTTGGCCGCCTTCGAGCCGAAGGCGCGCAATGCGGAGGCCGATATAGAGGCCGTGCCGGCGCCGCTGCTGGCCATCCAGGACGTCGTTGCCGGTTACGGCCAGCGCCAGGCCGATGGCCTCCCTCTGGTGCGCGCCGTCCAGAATGTCAGCCTAAAGGTTGAGAAGGGGCGCAACCTCGGCATTATCGGTGAATCCGGCTGCGGCAAGTCGACTCTTGCCCGCACCATCGCCGGCATCCTGCCGGCCGCCTTCGGCAAGATCGTCTTCGACGGCAAGGAGCTCGGCCACAGCGCCCGCGAGCGCTCGCGCGACCAGCTACGCGAGATGCAGATCGTCTTCCAATATGCCGATACGGCGCTCAATCCGGCAAAATCGGTCGAGGATATCCTCGACCGGCCGCTCGTCTTCTACCACGGCATGCCGGCCAAGGCGCGCAGCGCCCGCATCGACGAATTGATGGACATGGTCCGCCTGCCGCGCAGCCTGCGCCATCGCCGGCCGGGAGAGCTTTCCGGCGGGCAGAAGCAGCGCGTGAATTTCGCCCGCGCACTTGCCGCCGATCCGAAGCTCATCCTCTGCGACGAGATCACCTCGGCGCTCGATACGGTGGTCGCAGCCGCGGTGATCGATCTCCTCAAGGAGTTGCAGCGGGAACTCGGCCTTTCCTACATCTTCATCAGCCACGACCTCTCCGTCGTCGAGGCGATCTGCGACGAAATCGTCGTGATGTATGGCGGCAAGAAGGTCGAGGAAATCACGCCCGAGAAGATCAAGGCGGCAAAGCATCCCTACTCCCAGCTGCTCTTCTCCTCGGTGCCGAAGCTCGATCCCGCCTGGCTCGATGGGCTGACACAGGATCCGGAACTGGTGCGCGCCTATAGCAGGAGTTAG